In Gemmatimonadales bacterium, the sequence AGGATCCCCCGAGCGGCCCTGGAGCCCCACCACGTGGTCGGTCTCGAGCTTGATGTAGTCCATGTCCGGCGGGCTGGTGCCGACGTCCTCGGCGGTGATGTACCGCCCTTTCAGCGACTCGACGAACCGGCCGTGGGCCCGGAAGATCGCCTCGCGGTCGATCCCCTTCCCGTCGGCCATGATGACCGACTTGCCACCGCCCAGGTTGACCCCGGCGACCGCCGCCTTGTAGGTCATCCCCTTGGAGAGACGCAGCGCGTCAATGACCGCTTCATCCTCGGACGCGTACTTCCAGTAGCGCGTGCCCCCCAGCGCCGGGCCGAGCGTGGTGTTGTGTATGGCGATCAATCCGCGATAGCCGCTCGAGGGCTCGTGGCAGAACAACAACTGCTCGTGGTCGTGCTCGGCCAACAGCTCGAAAAGCTCCATTGAAGCGTCCGGTCTCCGTTAGGCGTTCGCCAGCAGCTCGCGCGCGATGATCACGCGCTGGATCTCGGATGTCCCTTCATAGATCGTGATGACCTTGGCGTCCCGCATCAGGCGCTCGACCGGGTAGTCGCGCATGTAGCCGTACCCGCCGAAGACCTGCACCGCCTCGGTCGTCACCCGCATCACCATCTCGCCCGCGAACAGCTTCGCCATGCTGGTCCACGCGGCGCTCTGGTCACCGGCGTCGTGGCGCCGCGCAGCCTCGTAGAGGAGAGCGCGCGCCGCGGCCAGCTCCGTGGCCATCGTGGCCAGCTTGAACTGGATGGCCTGGTACTGCGCGATGGCTTCTCCGAACTGCTTCCGCTGCTTGGCGTACGCAACGGCGTGCTCGAGCGCTGAGCGCGCGATGCCGCACGCCTGCGCGCCCACCCCCAGCCTCCCACCGTCCAGCGCCTGGAGCGAGTAGATGAAGCCGCGCCCCTCCTCGCCCAGCAGATGATCGGCCGAAAGCTTCAGGTCCTGGAAGAAGACCGACGTCGTGTTCGACGCGCGCAGCCCCATCTTGTCCTCGGGCTTGCCGACCAGGTAGCCGGGTGCGTCCGTGGGCACGATGAATGCGCTGATGCCGTGTGCCCCGCGCCGGTCGCCTTCGCGGTCCGTGCGCACCATCGCGACCACCACGCCCGCGGTGCCGCCGTTGGTAACCCACGCTTTGGCGCCGTTCAGGACCCATCCGTCGCCCCCGCGTACGGCCTGCGCGCGCAGGCTCGCCGCGTCGGAGCCCGACTCCGACTCCGAGAGCGCGAACGCGCCCAGCAGCTCGCCCCGCGCCATCGGCTTCAGCCAGCGCTCCTTCTGCGCTTCCGAGCCGTTCCGTAGCAGCATCTGCGTGGGGAGCGAATTGTGCACCCCCATCGAGATGGCGGTGCTGCCGTCACCCGCCGCGATCTCCTCCAGCGCGAGCAGATACGTTAGGGTGTCGAGGCCGAGACCGTCGTACTCCTCCGGGATCAGCATCCCGAAGAAGCCCAGCTCGGCGAGCTTCTGAATGACGTCGCGCGGGAAGTGCTTCTCGGCATCCCAGCGCGCGGCGTGCGGCGCGAGGTTCTCGCGGGCGAAGTCGCGTGCCAGCTCCTGGATCTGGCGCTGGGTGTCGTTGAGCGTCGCGGTCATGAGTGGGGGTAGAACCCTCGTCCCGTTTTCCGTCCCAGGTGTCCAGCGGCCACCATCCTCTTGAGCAGCGGGCAGGCACGGTACTTGTCGTCGCCCAGCCCCTCGTGCAGCACGTTCATGATGGCCAGGCAGGTGTCGAGCCCGATCAGGTCGGCGAGGGCCAGCGGCCCCATCGGGTGGTTCATGCCGAGCTTCATCACCGTGTCGATGGACTCGGCATTCGCCACGCCCTCCATGAGGCAGAAGATCGCCTCGTTGATCATCGGCATCAGGACGCGGTTGGAGACGAAGCCCGGATAGTCGCTCACCTCGACCGGCGTCTTGCCCAGTTGCCGCGCCACGTCCATCACGACCGCCGTGGTCGAGTCGGAAGTTGTCTGACCTCGTATCACTTCGACCAGCGCCATCACCGGCACCGGGTTCATGAAGTGCATGCCGATGACGGCCTCCGGCCGCGACGTCTTCGCCGCCAGGCTCGTGATCGAGATGGAGCTGGTGTTGCTGGCGAGGATGGCGGTCTTCGGGGCGAGCCGGTCCAGCTCGGCGAAGAGGGAGAGCTTGAGGTCACGGTCCTCGGAAGCGGCCTCGATCACGAGCTCGCCGTCCGCCGCCGCCAGCTCGGTCGAGGTCGTGATGCGCGCGAGGGCCGAGTCGCGGTCCGCCTCGGTGGCCTTACGCTTCGTGATCTGCCGGTCGAAGTTGCCGCGGATTGCCGCCAGGCCCTTCTCGATCGCCGTAGCGGATACGTCCACGAGTTTCACATCCCAGCCCCGGTGCGCGAAGACATGGGCGATGCCGCTGCCCATCTGCCCCGCGCCCACGACCGCCACCTTCTTCACTCGGCCGTCCCACCGAATGCGACGAGCGCGCTCAGCGGAGCGCGCGCGCGGTGGGGAGGAGGCGCCGGATAACCAGCGCGGCGACGGCCACCTTCAACAGGTCTCCCAGGATGAACGGGACGAGTCCCATGGCGATCGCGCTTTGGGCGCTTCCGGTGAGCACGAGGAGCTGGGCCGCGCCGCCGACGTGAATGGTGACGATGCCGGCCAATGCGGCGAGGGTGGAACG encodes:
- a CDS encoding acyl-CoA dehydrogenase family protein, translated to MTATLNDTQRQIQELARDFARENLAPHAARWDAEKHFPRDVIQKLAELGFFGMLIPEEYDGLGLDTLTYLLALEEIAAGDGSTAISMGVHNSLPTQMLLRNGSEAQKERWLKPMARGELLGAFALSESESGSDAASLRAQAVRGGDGWVLNGAKAWVTNGGTAGVVVAMVRTDREGDRRGAHGISAFIVPTDAPGYLVGKPEDKMGLRASNTTSVFFQDLKLSADHLLGEEGRGFIYSLQALDGGRLGVGAQACGIARSALEHAVAYAKQRKQFGEAIAQYQAIQFKLATMATELAAARALLYEAARRHDAGDQSAAWTSMAKLFAGEMVMRVTTEAVQVFGGYGYMRDYPVERLMRDAKVITIYEGTSEIQRVIIARELLANA
- a CDS encoding 3-hydroxybutyryl-CoA dehydrogenase; this translates as MKKVAVVGAGQMGSGIAHVFAHRGWDVKLVDVSATAIEKGLAAIRGNFDRQITKRKATEADRDSALARITTSTELAAADGELVIEAASEDRDLKLSLFAELDRLAPKTAILASNTSSISITSLAAKTSRPEAVIGMHFMNPVPVMALVEVIRGQTTSDSTTAVVMDVARQLGKTPVEVSDYPGFVSNRVLMPMINEAIFCLMEGVANAESIDTVMKLGMNHPMGPLALADLIGLDTCLAIMNVLHEGLGDDKYRACPLLKRMVAAGHLGRKTGRGFYPHS
- a CDS encoding biotin transporter BioY, with amino-acid sequence RSTLAALAGIVTIHVGGAAQLLVLTGSAQSAIAMGLVPFILGDLLKVAVAALVIRRLLPTARALR